Proteins from a single region of Apium graveolens cultivar Ventura chromosome 7, ASM990537v1, whole genome shotgun sequence:
- the LOC141674714 gene encoding uncharacterized protein LOC141674714: MWLVYKKLSGKGILLSIDLKEKLMDVRRYGDIIMYIKLVVGTTVGTLICVYAPHICLGDGQATVLWGCLDDLIRSILVNQFIFVGGDLIGHIGAQVDDYQGTHGGFGYGVRNEHGLTLLKFARAHALVIMNSYFWKHDDNLLTFKSGGRAT, translated from the exons ATGTGGCTTGTATACAAGAAACTAAGTGGAAAGG GTATCTTGTTGTCAATAGATCTAAAAGAAAAGTTAATGGATGTCAGAAGATATGGtgatataattatgtacattAAATTAGTTGTTGGGACAACAGTTGGAACATTGATTTGTGTTTATGCCCCTCACATTTGTTTGGGAGATGGTCAAGCAACAGTTTTATGGggttgtttggatgatttgattaGAAGTATCCTAGTGAATCAGTTTATATTTGTTGGTGGTGATTTAATTGGTCACATTGGTGCACAAGTAGATGATTATCAAGGCACTCATGGTGGCTTTGGGTATGGTGTCAGAAATGAGCATGGATTAACACTTTTGAAATTTGCGAGAGCTCATGCGTTAGTTATTATGAATTCTTACTTCTGGAAGCATGATGATAATCTTCTAACATTTAAGAGTGGAGGTCGTGCCACATAA